One segment of Streptomyces sp. TG1A-8 DNA contains the following:
- a CDS encoding ANTAR domain-containing response regulator codes for MTAESPQPADVTDDDKSHVPPLTTRVVIAEDEALIRLDLKEMLEEEGYTVVGEAGDGEQAVELAREHRPDLVILDVKMPKLDGISAAERIAEESIAPVLMLTAFSQRDLVERARDAGAMAYLVKPFSKSDVVPAIEMAVSRFTELKQLEKEVADLTQRLETRKLVDRAKSILQTEYGLTEPAAFRWIQKTSMDRRMSMQQVAEAVITDAEEKKAAKKG; via the coding sequence GTGACCGCCGAGTCGCCCCAGCCCGCAGACGTGACCGACGACGACAAGTCGCACGTGCCTCCGCTGACGACCCGCGTCGTCATCGCCGAGGACGAGGCCCTGATCCGGCTCGACCTCAAGGAGATGCTGGAGGAGGAGGGGTACACCGTCGTCGGCGAGGCCGGGGACGGTGAGCAGGCCGTCGAGCTGGCCCGCGAGCACCGGCCCGACCTGGTGATCCTCGACGTCAAGATGCCCAAGCTGGACGGCATCTCCGCGGCCGAGAGGATCGCCGAGGAGTCCATCGCGCCGGTCCTGATGCTCACCGCCTTCTCGCAGCGCGACCTCGTCGAGCGCGCCCGGGACGCCGGCGCCATGGCGTACCTGGTCAAGCCCTTCTCCAAGAGCGACGTCGTCCCGGCGATCGAAATGGCCGTCTCCCGGTTCACCGAGCTGAAGCAGTTGGAGAAGGAGGTCGCCGACCTCACCCAGCGGCTGGAGACCCGCAAGCTGGTCGACCGCGCCAAGTCGATCCTGCAGACCGAGTACGGGCTGACCGAGCCGGCCGCCTTCCGCTGGATCCAGAAGACCTCCATGGACCGCCGCATGTCGATGCAGCAGGTCGCCGAGGCGGTCATCACCGACGCCGAGGAGAAGAAGGCCGCCAAGAAGGGCTGA
- a CDS encoding branched-chain amino acid ABC transporter permease — translation MNTLPQQLANGLFLGSMYGLIAIGYTMVYGIVQLINFAHGEIFMTGGFGALTVYLALPDGISMWIALPAMLIGGALVAVLIAVGAERFAYRPLRGAPRLAPLITAIGLSLALQQAVFNWYPEAKSARVFPQLPFGPLHLGSVTVQSGDVFLIVAAPVCMAVLAFFVRLSRTGRAMQATAQDPDTAQLMGIDTNRIIVVAFAIGGFFAAVAGLSYGLKYGSVSYDMGFIAGLKAFTAAVLGGIGNIYGAMLGGLVLGLAEAMATAYIADIPGMQQLGGGGWAAVWAFVLLILVLLFRPQGLLGERVADRA, via the coding sequence GTGAACACCCTGCCGCAGCAGCTGGCCAACGGGCTGTTCCTCGGCTCGATGTACGGGCTGATCGCCATCGGCTACACGATGGTGTACGGCATCGTCCAGCTCATCAACTTCGCCCACGGCGAGATCTTCATGACCGGCGGCTTCGGCGCGCTCACGGTCTACCTCGCCCTGCCGGACGGCATATCCATGTGGATAGCCCTGCCGGCGATGCTCATCGGCGGCGCGCTGGTCGCCGTGCTCATCGCCGTCGGCGCCGAGCGCTTCGCCTACCGCCCCCTGCGCGGGGCGCCGCGCCTCGCCCCGCTGATCACCGCGATCGGTCTGTCGCTGGCCCTGCAGCAGGCGGTCTTCAACTGGTACCCGGAGGCCAAGTCGGCCCGGGTCTTCCCGCAGCTGCCGTTCGGACCGCTGCACCTCGGTTCGGTCACCGTGCAGAGCGGTGACGTCTTCCTGATCGTCGCCGCCCCGGTGTGCATGGCCGTCCTCGCCTTCTTCGTCCGCCTCTCCCGCACCGGCCGCGCCATGCAGGCCACCGCGCAGGACCCGGACACCGCCCAGCTGATGGGCATCGACACCAACCGCATCATCGTCGTCGCCTTCGCCATCGGCGGCTTCTTCGCGGCGGTCGCCGGCCTGTCCTACGGCCTGAAGTACGGTTCCGTCTCCTACGACATGGGCTTCATCGCCGGTCTGAAGGCGTTCACCGCGGCGGTCCTCGGCGGCATCGGCAACATCTACGGCGCCATGCTCGGCGGCCTCGTCCTCGGCCTCGCCGAGGCCATGGCCACCGCCTACATCGCCGACATCCCCGGCATGCAGCAGCTCGGCGGAGGCGGCTGGGCCGCCGTGTGGGCCTTCGTCCTCCTCATCCTCGTACTCCTCTTCAGGCCACAGGGCCTGCTCGGCGAACGCGTCGCGGACAGGGCGTGA
- a CDS encoding ABC transporter ATP-binding protein, whose amino-acid sequence MTTPVLEARDVTMRFGGLTAVRSVDFTVNSGEIVGLIGPNGAGKTTFFNCLTGLYVPTEGTVAYRGEVLPPKPHLVTQAGIARTFQNIRLFANMTVLENVLVGRHTRTREGLWSALLRGPGFRKAERESEAKAMELLEFVGLAAKRDHLARNLPYGEQRKLEIARALASEPGLLLLDEPTAGMNPQETRTTEELVFAIRDKGIAVLVIEHDMRFIFNLCDRVAVLVQGEKLVEGTSDVVQADERVVAAYLGEPFEGDPGLAEAAEVEAAEAGAVRAGAAGAESTTGTTEGEAQ is encoded by the coding sequence ATGACGACACCTGTACTCGAAGCCCGTGACGTCACGATGCGCTTCGGCGGCCTGACCGCCGTCCGGTCCGTCGACTTCACGGTCAACAGCGGCGAGATCGTCGGCCTGATCGGTCCGAACGGCGCCGGGAAGACCACCTTCTTCAACTGCCTCACCGGCCTGTACGTCCCCACCGAGGGCACGGTCGCCTACCGGGGCGAGGTGCTGCCGCCCAAGCCGCACCTGGTGACCCAGGCGGGCATCGCCCGCACGTTCCAGAACATCCGGCTCTTCGCCAACATGACCGTCCTGGAGAACGTCCTGGTGGGCCGCCACACGCGGACCCGGGAGGGGCTGTGGTCCGCGCTGCTGCGCGGCCCCGGTTTCCGCAAGGCGGAGCGGGAGTCCGAGGCGAAGGCCATGGAACTGCTGGAGTTCGTCGGTCTCGCCGCCAAGCGCGACCACCTGGCGCGCAACCTGCCCTACGGCGAGCAGCGCAAGCTGGAGATCGCGCGGGCGCTGGCGAGCGAGCCGGGCCTGCTGCTGCTGGACGAGCCGACCGCCGGCATGAACCCGCAGGAGACCCGGACCACCGAGGAACTGGTCTTCGCCATCCGGGACAAGGGCATCGCCGTGCTCGTCATCGAGCACGACATGCGCTTCATCTTCAACCTGTGCGACCGCGTCGCCGTCCTCGTCCAGGGCGAGAAGCTCGTCGAGGGCACCTCCGACGTCGTCCAGGCCGACGAGCGCGTCGTCGCCGCCTACCTGGGCGAGCCCTTCGAGGGCGACCCCGGCCTGGCGGAGGCCGCGGAGGTCGAGGCAGCCGAGGCCGGGGCCGTGAGGGCCGGGGCCGCCGGCGCGGAGAGCACCACCGGCACCACCGAGGGAGAGGCCCAGTGA
- a CDS encoding ABC transporter ATP-binding protein, protein MTALLEVEDLRVAYGKIEAVKGISFSVEAGQVVTLIGTNGAGKTTTLRTLSGLLKPVSGRIVFDGRPLTDVPAHKIVALGLAHSPEGRHIFPRLTIAENLQLGAFLRKDKEGIEKDIERAYDLFPILGERRKQAAGTLSGGEQQMLAMGRALMSRPKLLMLDEPSMGLSPIMMQKIMATIAELKSQGTTILLVEQNAQAALSLADRGHVMEVGSIVLSGSGRDLLHDESVRKAYLGED, encoded by the coding sequence GTGACCGCACTGCTGGAGGTCGAGGACCTCAGGGTCGCCTACGGCAAGATCGAGGCCGTCAAGGGCATCTCGTTCAGCGTCGAGGCCGGCCAGGTCGTCACCCTCATCGGCACCAACGGCGCCGGCAAGACGACGACCCTGCGCACCCTGTCGGGCCTGCTGAAGCCCGTCTCGGGGCGGATCGTCTTCGACGGCAGGCCGCTGACCGACGTCCCGGCGCACAAGATCGTCGCGCTGGGGCTGGCCCACTCCCCCGAGGGCCGGCACATCTTCCCGCGCCTGACCATCGCCGAGAACCTCCAGCTCGGCGCCTTCCTCCGCAAGGACAAGGAGGGCATCGAGAAGGACATCGAACGCGCCTACGACCTGTTCCCCATCCTGGGGGAGCGCAGGAAGCAGGCCGCGGGCACCCTCTCGGGCGGTGAGCAGCAGATGCTGGCGATGGGCAGGGCGCTGATGTCCCGGCCGAAGCTGCTGATGCTGGACGAGCCGTCCATGGGGCTGTCGCCGATCATGATGCAGAAGATCATGGCGACGATCGCGGAGCTGAAGTCCCAGGGCACGACGATCCTGCTGGTCGAGCAGAACGCCCAGGCGGCGCTGTCGCTCGCCGACCGGGGGCACGTCATGGAGGTCGGCAGCATCGTGCTGTCCGGCTCCGGCCGGGACCTGCTGCACGACGAGTCGGTGCGCAAGGCGTACCTGGGCGAGGACTAG
- the pyk gene encoding pyruvate kinase: protein MRRAKIVCTLGPATDSYDQIKALVEAGMDVARFNLSHGTHAEHEERYQRVRKAADETGRSVGLLADLQGPKIRLGRFAEGPVLLERGDSFTITVEEGVDGDRRRCGTTYAGLAADVTPGERVLVDDGKVCLEVTSVDGPRVHTRVVEGGMVSDHKGLNLPGVAVSVPALSEKDEDDLRWALRTGFDVIALSFVRSGRDAADVHRIMAEEGRRLPVIAKVEKPQAVENIDDIVAAFDGIMVARGDLGVEMPLQQVPIVQKRAVKLARRNAKPVIVATQMLDSMIENSRPTRAEASDVANAVLDGTDAVMLSGETSVGRYPIETVRTMARIVEAAEEDMLAAGLPPLTERNKPRTQGGAVARAAAEMGDFLGAKFLVAFTQSGDTARRLSRYRSPIPLLAFTPEPATRSQLSLTWGAETFLGPHVGSTDAMVGQVDELLLKYGRCRKGDVVVITAGSPPGVSGSTNMVRVHHIGEDDSPK, encoded by the coding sequence ATGCGCCGAGCAAAAATCGTCTGTACCCTGGGGCCCGCCACCGACTCGTACGACCAGATCAAGGCACTGGTCGAGGCCGGAATGGACGTCGCCCGGTTCAACCTCAGCCACGGCACCCACGCCGAGCACGAGGAGCGTTACCAGCGCGTACGCAAGGCGGCCGACGAGACCGGCCGCAGCGTCGGTCTCCTCGCCGACCTTCAAGGTCCGAAGATCCGGCTCGGCCGCTTCGCCGAAGGGCCCGTACTCCTTGAACGCGGCGACTCCTTCACCATCACCGTGGAGGAGGGCGTCGACGGCGACCGCCGGCGGTGCGGCACCACCTACGCCGGCCTCGCCGCCGACGTCACCCCCGGCGAACGCGTCCTCGTGGACGACGGCAAGGTCTGCCTGGAGGTCACCTCCGTCGACGGTCCCCGTGTGCACACCCGGGTGGTCGAGGGCGGCATGGTCTCCGACCACAAGGGGCTGAACCTGCCCGGCGTCGCCGTCTCCGTGCCCGCCCTGTCCGAGAAGGACGAGGACGACCTGCGCTGGGCGCTGCGCACCGGCTTCGACGTCATCGCCCTGTCCTTCGTCCGCAGCGGCCGGGACGCCGCGGACGTCCACCGCATCATGGCCGAGGAGGGCCGCCGGCTGCCGGTGATCGCCAAGGTGGAGAAGCCGCAGGCGGTGGAGAACATCGACGACATCGTCGCCGCGTTCGACGGCATCATGGTCGCCCGCGGCGACCTCGGCGTGGAGATGCCGCTGCAGCAGGTCCCGATCGTGCAGAAGCGGGCCGTCAAGCTCGCCCGGCGCAACGCCAAGCCGGTCATCGTGGCCACCCAGATGCTGGACTCGATGATCGAGAACTCCCGCCCGACCCGCGCCGAGGCCTCCGACGTGGCCAACGCGGTCCTCGACGGCACGGACGCGGTGATGCTCTCCGGGGAGACCAGCGTCGGCAGGTACCCGATCGAGACCGTGCGGACCATGGCGAGGATCGTCGAGGCGGCCGAGGAGGACATGCTCGCGGCCGGCCTGCCGCCGCTGACCGAGCGGAACAAGCCCCGCACCCAGGGCGGCGCGGTCGCCCGGGCCGCCGCCGAGATGGGCGACTTCCTCGGCGCGAAGTTCCTCGTGGCGTTCACCCAGTCGGGAGACACCGCCCGCCGGCTGTCCCGCTACCGCTCGCCGATCCCCCTGCTGGCCTTCACCCCCGAGCCGGCCACCCGCTCCCAGCTCAGCCTCACCTGGGGCGCGGAGACCTTCCTCGGCCCGCACGTCGGCTCCACGGACGCCATGGTCGGGCAGGTGGACGAACTGCTCCTGAAGTACGGCCGCTGCCGGAAGGGCGACGTGGTGGTGATCACGGCGGGTTCCCCGCCCGGCGTCTCCGGCTCGACCAACATGGTCCGGGTCCACCACATCGGCGAGGACGACAGCCCGAAATAA
- a CDS encoding branched-chain amino acid ABC transporter permease, giving the protein MTDTEKTPVVPLPPALARPLAAIGAVFTIASTFMSWTWTSEFPGDLTVYGYPAGLQVITLVCAAIALVYALAGYGVRGLDRLNPSGSNNTLALFALGTFAVVWFTVIAIAVDLGGLVNVDPGGFVAAVAALVLAAGALGLPLDRRTAASLEQPSWAARPVLGVCYRALRVLRLTKPAYPRRAAATALAERLAITVGTALALVVFTYGIGIDNDASETFIGYLLALVFGAWALVNAGLLDRYAAVSARHKGFAAALAFAAAVIFPFTQSDDHNANIGANILIFATVALGLNIVVGLTGLLDLGYVAFLGVGAYAAALVSGSEYSRFSGVQFPFWAAALTGMAASLVFGVLIGAPTLRLRGDYLAIVTLGFGEIFRITVNNLDGDSGPNITRGPNGITQIPDLDILGFNLGEAHDIGGFTLGRFANYLFLMLIVTAIVVLVFTRAADSRIGRSWIAIREDETAATAMGINGFRVKLIAFALGASLAGLAGTVMAHVNYSVNPQPYQFAGAAPPNSAFLLAAVVLGGMGTVSGPLLGASVLYLVPEKLQFLQNYELLAFGVALILLMRFRPEGIIANRRRQLEFHETGQLDVPEQKTLTGEPAVTKAGA; this is encoded by the coding sequence ATGACCGACACCGAGAAGACTCCCGTCGTCCCGCTCCCCCCGGCCCTCGCACGCCCCCTGGCCGCGATCGGGGCCGTCTTCACCATCGCCTCCACGTTCATGTCCTGGACCTGGACGTCCGAGTTCCCCGGGGACCTGACCGTCTACGGCTACCCGGCGGGGCTGCAGGTGATCACCCTCGTCTGCGCCGCGATCGCCCTGGTGTACGCCCTCGCCGGCTACGGCGTCCGCGGGCTGGACCGGCTCAACCCCAGCGGCAGCAACAACACCCTGGCGCTGTTCGCGCTCGGCACCTTCGCCGTCGTCTGGTTCACCGTCATCGCCATCGCCGTCGACCTCGGCGGCCTGGTCAACGTCGACCCCGGCGGCTTCGTCGCCGCCGTCGCCGCCCTCGTCCTGGCCGCCGGCGCCCTCGGCCTGCCCCTCGACCGGCGCACCGCCGCGTCCCTGGAGCAGCCGAGCTGGGCGGCGCGCCCGGTCCTCGGCGTGTGCTACCGCGCGCTGCGCGTCCTGCGGCTCACCAAGCCGGCGTACCCCCGCCGGGCCGCGGCCACGGCCCTGGCCGAACGCCTCGCCATCACCGTCGGCACCGCGCTCGCCCTGGTGGTGTTCACCTACGGCATCGGCATCGACAACGACGCGAGCGAGACCTTCATCGGCTACCTGCTCGCGCTGGTCTTCGGCGCCTGGGCCCTCGTCAACGCCGGCCTGCTGGACCGCTACGCGGCCGTCTCCGCCCGCCACAAGGGCTTCGCCGCGGCGCTCGCGTTCGCCGCCGCCGTGATCTTCCCCTTCACCCAGAGCGACGACCACAACGCCAACATCGGCGCCAACATCCTAATCTTCGCCACCGTGGCCCTCGGCCTGAACATCGTCGTCGGCCTCACCGGTCTGCTGGACCTCGGCTACGTCGCGTTCCTCGGCGTCGGCGCCTACGCGGCCGCCCTCGTCTCCGGCTCGGAGTACTCCCGGTTCTCCGGCGTGCAGTTCCCCTTCTGGGCCGCGGCCCTGACCGGCATGGCCGCCTCGCTGGTCTTCGGCGTGCTGATCGGCGCGCCCACGCTGCGGCTGCGCGGCGACTACCTGGCCATCGTCACCCTCGGCTTCGGTGAGATCTTCCGCATCACCGTCAACAACCTCGACGGCGACTCCGGGCCGAACATCACCCGCGGCCCCAACGGCATCACCCAGATCCCGGACCTGGACATCCTCGGGTTCAACCTGGGCGAGGCGCACGACATCGGCGGGTTCACCCTGGGCCGGTTCGCCAACTACCTGTTCCTGATGCTCATCGTCACGGCGATCGTCGTACTCGTCTTCACCCGTGCCGCCGACTCCCGCATCGGCCGCTCCTGGATCGCCATCCGCGAGGACGAGACCGCCGCCACCGCCATGGGCATCAACGGCTTCCGGGTCAAGCTGATCGCCTTCGCGCTCGGCGCCTCCCTCGCGGGCCTCGCCGGCACCGTGATGGCGCACGTCAACTACAGCGTCAACCCGCAGCCGTACCAGTTCGCCGGCGCCGCCCCGCCCAACTCGGCGTTCCTGCTGGCCGCCGTCGTCCTCGGCGGCATGGGCACCGTCAGCGGCCCGCTGCTCGGCGCCAGCGTGCTCTACCTGGTCCCGGAGAAGTTGCAGTTCCTGCAGAACTACGAGCTGCTGGCCTTCGGCGTCGCGCTGATCCTGCTGATGCGCTTCCGGCCGGAGGGCATCATCGCCAACCGCCGGCGCCAGCTGGAGTTCCACGAGACCGGCCAGCTGGACGTGCCGGAACAGAAGACGCTCACCGGCGAACCGGCCGTCACCAAGGCAGGGGCGTGA